The Collimonas fungivorans Ter331 genome has a segment encoding these proteins:
- the rnhB gene encoding ribonuclease HII, whose translation MKLSDPNFSLFTYDGETICGVDEAGRGPLAGPVFAAAVILDPARPVSGLRDSKKLTAERRELLAGQIKANALAWAIAECSEVEIDTLNILQATMLAMRRAVEGLSMLPTLALIDGNRCPQLSIRSEAIVKGDDKVQAISAASILAKTARDAALQLLHEQYPHYAFDQHKGYPTALHMERLRLHGVSPVHRKSYAPVRALLAIVPGGAAS comes from the coding sequence GTGAAATTATCCGATCCCAATTTTTCTCTCTTTACCTACGACGGCGAAACCATCTGCGGCGTCGATGAAGCCGGCCGCGGCCCTCTGGCCGGACCGGTGTTTGCCGCCGCCGTGATACTCGATCCGGCACGGCCGGTCAGCGGCTTGCGCGATTCCAAGAAGCTGACTGCCGAACGGCGCGAGCTGCTGGCCGGACAAATCAAGGCCAATGCGCTGGCCTGGGCCATCGCCGAATGTTCCGAAGTTGAAATCGACACGCTGAACATTTTGCAGGCAACCATGCTGGCGATGCGGCGCGCGGTGGAAGGACTGTCGATGCTGCCGACGCTGGCGCTGATCGACGGCAACCGCTGCCCGCAGCTCAGCATCCGTTCCGAAGCCATCGTCAAGGGCGACGACAAGGTGCAAGCCATTTCGGCGGCGTCGATCCTGGCCAAGACAGCGCGCGACGCCGCGCTGCAGCTGTTGCACGAACAATATCCGCACTACGCATTCGATCAGCACAAGGGTTATCCGACTGCGCTGCACATGGAGCGGCTGCGCCTGCATGGTGTGTCGCCAGTGCACCGCAAATCCTATGCACCGGTGCGGGCATTACTGGCGATTGTTCCCGGCGGAGCAGCATCATGA
- a CDS encoding TrmH family RNA methyltransferase: MKSITSSANPLYKELKQLATSAQARRKAGRTLLDGIHLTESYLQHGGKPELCVASETALSHAEAAAVIRQCQAAAVQCVVLPDGQYQALSQVEHGVGLLFVIETPKTAMPAALAQSAVLLDNLQDPGNLGSVLRSAAAAGIKQIYCSEGSASAWSPKVLRAGMGAHFILDIFEGVDLAALIKATQVPVFATSSYATQSIYQADLSAPLAWLFGHEGQGVAEDLLQLAGQQVVIPHRGQMESLNVAAAAAVCFFEQLRQTS; encoded by the coding sequence ATGAAAAGCATCACCTCGTCCGCCAATCCTTTATACAAGGAACTCAAGCAGCTGGCGACCAGCGCTCAGGCGCGGCGCAAGGCTGGCCGTACGTTGCTGGACGGGATCCACTTGACCGAGTCCTATTTGCAGCATGGTGGTAAGCCAGAACTATGCGTCGCCAGCGAAACTGCGCTGTCGCATGCCGAGGCTGCGGCGGTGATCCGCCAATGCCAGGCAGCGGCGGTGCAGTGCGTGGTGCTGCCGGACGGCCAGTACCAGGCGTTGAGCCAGGTCGAACACGGCGTCGGCCTGCTGTTCGTGATTGAAACGCCGAAAACGGCGATGCCGGCAGCGCTGGCCCAGTCCGCCGTGCTGCTCGACAACCTGCAGGATCCAGGTAATCTCGGTTCCGTCCTGCGCAGCGCCGCCGCCGCCGGCATCAAGCAGATCTATTGTTCGGAAGGCAGCGCGTCCGCATGGTCGCCGAAAGTCTTGCGGGCAGGAATGGGCGCGCATTTCATCCTGGATATCTTTGAAGGCGTCGACCTGGCTGCGCTCATAAAGGCGACGCAGGTGCCGGTATTCGCCACCAGCTCCTATGCCACCCAAAGCATCTACCAGGCCGATCTCAGCGCGCCGCTGGCATGGCTGTTCGGCCACGAAGGCCAGGGCGTTGCGGAAGATCTGTTGCAGCTGGCCGGCCAGCAAGTCGTGATTCCGCATCGCGGCCAGATGGAATCGCTGAATGTTGCTGCTGCAGCAGCGGTATGTTTTTTTGAACAGCTGCGGCAAACCAGTTAG